A window of Candidatus Woesearchaeota archaeon genomic DNA:
CTGTTTGTACGGATGGGTATGTAGTGAGACAAGTGTTTCTGTAGGACACCCTGTCGAAACAACTCTATGCACGGATTGGCTATACATATGCGGAATTTCCATCTCTGAAAGGACGTATGTTTTTTCTGTTGTTGTTTCATTATCTGTTGTTTGTGTTTTTGTTTCTCTCACATTCCCAAAAAAGCACGCGGCAAACTCATAGCGTTGATGAGCAACATAATACTCGAGAAGCTCATGATATACTTCTTTCTCGAAAATGACTTTTGTTTGGTTTCCTATCGCAAGGGTGAAGTTTTCATCTACTTCTGCGCTGACCATCTGTCCTTCAAAGATCTGCAGCATATACGGACCAACGCCGAGATAGGTTAATGACAAGTAGACGAGAAAAATGCCGACAATGAAAAGAAACACTCTTTTGAGGACGCGAGAGAATTTGGATTCTTCTGTTGTATCATTCTCTATGTCGTTCTGGATCGCTGCGTGCATGTGGTCTTCTTCGTCCTGCTTATTTTTCTGCATGCAAAATTCAAAAGAAAGAGGGTTTATATGTTTTTGTTCTCGCAATCTTTATATATAATCAGCATTCGCTATATGTGATGATAATCGAAATTGTTGTTTTTTTCTTCTTTGTGGCGCTCTCCGCGTTCTCATCATGCGCAGAAACCGCATTCATGGCGGTAAGTAGTTTGAAAGTAGAGACATTGGCAAAAGAGAAAGTCAAGGGAGCGCAAACACTGCTCCATCTTAAACAAAAACCAAGAGAATTTATTATTACCATTCTTATTGGCAATAATATTGTGAATGCTGCAGCTGCTTCTCTCGCAACTGTTCTCGCGACATCTTTATTCGATAGTAATGGTGTTGTTATCGCGACAGGGATTACAGCTTTTATTATTCTTACATTTGGGGAGATTATTCCTAAAAGCTTCGCGACAAGCCATGCGGAACCTATTGCGCTGTTTCTTGCGCCTATGGGAATCATCGCAATTAAAGTACTTTATCCTTTTGTCATCATATTTGAATGGCTTACCAAGCTCTTTCTCAAAATGTTTGGTGGTCATAAAGCAGCGCCCCTTTACTCTGAATCGGAACTGCGAACGCTTGTTGAGCTCGGTGTCCGAGAAAACAGACTTGGCAATACAGAAAAGGTATTTATTGAAGGGATTCTTGATTTTAAACAAAATGTAGTGAAAGATGTTATGACGCCAAAACGGCGTATGTTTTCCCTCGATGAAAATCTTACTGTCGAAGCTGCTGTCCATGAAATCAACAAGCGCGAGCATACAAGAACACCTATTTATTCTGGCTCAAAAGAAAATATTGTTGGCATTGTGTATCTGAAGGATTTGCTTCAGGCGCTTGCGGAACACAAACAAGAAGTGAAAATACGCGAGATCGCGAAAAAACCCCTTTTTGTTGAGGAAAATTATCCTATCAAACGTTTGTTTAAAGAATTGAAAGGACGACACGTGCATATCGCGATTGCGCTCAACAAAAAGCGAGAATTAAAAGGACTTGTCACTATGGAAGACATTATTGAAGAGATTGTTGGCGACATCTTTGATGAAAAAGATATTTCTCCTACTTTAATCAAGCGTATCAAAAAGAACATAATCATTGTTCATGGGGATACAGAGATTGAAGACATTAACGCGTTCTTTAACATTAGACTTCCTTACGATCAAAAAATAAACACGCTCAACCAGTTCCTTGAGACATTGAAGAAGAAAGAATGGCAGGAAGGAATGAAAGTTCGCTTTAATGAATTGACTTTTATTATTCGCGAAGTTGAGGAGAAGAAACCTGTTAAAATTTTTATTGAGAAGAAATAAATTTATTCTATCCCATGGAAAAAGAAGAAGAAGAGAAATCGAAGAAAATCCGCTGCTTTATCGCAGTTGAACTTCCTTCTGAAATACAGGAAAAAATGGCGCCACTGCTTTCCGAATTACAGATGCGGGGAGTAAAACCGGTTGCTCTTGAAAATATTCATGTGACACTGAAATTTCTTGGCTATGTCTCGCATAATACGCTTTTGAAGGTAAAAGAAGCGCTTTCTCGTGTTTCGTTGCTTGCTTTTTCTTTTTCTGTTAAGGAGATGGGGTGTTTTCCTACTGAGAAAAGGCCTCGTGTTGTGTGGGTTGGCTGCGAAAGCGTTGCGCTCCAACAATTGGGCGATGAGATCAACACGCTTCTCGCGCCTTTGTTTCCAAAAGAGACATTTACTGCGCATTTGACGCTTGCTCGGGTTAAGGATATGAAGGATGTGGAGACACGCGAAAAGATACAACACTTTATCACAAAACATAAGAATGATTTGTTTGGAACAATAAAATGTACACATTTTTTG
This region includes:
- a CDS encoding HlyC/CorC family transporter yields the protein MIIEIVVFFFFVALSAFSSCAETAFMAVSSLKVETLAKEKVKGAQTLLHLKQKPREFIITILIGNNIVNAAAASLATVLATSLFDSNGVVIATGITAFIILTFGEIIPKSFATSHAEPIALFLAPMGIIAIKVLYPFVIIFEWLTKLFLKMFGGHKAAPLYSESELRTLVELGVRENRLGNTEKVFIEGILDFKQNVVKDVMTPKRRMFSLDENLTVEAAVHEINKREHTRTPIYSGSKENIVGIVYLKDLLQALAEHKQEVKIREIAKKPLFVEENYPIKRLFKELKGRHVHIAIALNKKRELKGLVTMEDIIEEIVGDIFDEKDISPTLIKRIKKNIIIVHGDTEIEDINAFFNIRLPYDQKINTLNQFLETLKKKEWQEGMKVRFNELTFIIREVEEKKPVKIFIEKK
- the thpR gene encoding RNA 2',3'-cyclic phosphodiesterase codes for the protein MEKEEEEKSKKIRCFIAVELPSEIQEKMAPLLSELQMRGVKPVALENIHVTLKFLGYVSHNTLLKVKEALSRVSLLAFSFSVKEMGCFPTEKRPRVVWVGCESVALQQLGDEINTLLAPLFPKETFTAHLTLARVKDMKDVETREKIQHFITKHKNDLFGTIKCTHFLLKESQLRKSGPIYSTLETFSLRA